One ANME-2 cluster archaeon genomic window carries:
- a CDS encoding response regulator gives MNPDDIEKEIVKIIEKDPEMPYSRIAELLQISEEEVKEKLEMLSDIRQKILIVDDELDALIPLKMALEAEDYLVVEASSGMEAIEKTRSAHPDLILLDLMMPGMDGFAVCKVLKDDTLTGHIPIIMLTAKGEIDDKIEGIETGADDYVTKPFDLGELKARIKMILRRTGV, from the coding sequence GACATAGAAAAAGAAATAGTTAAGATTATTGAAAAAGACCCTGAAATGCCTTATTCCCGTATTGCTGAATTACTTCAGATCAGCGAAGAAGAAGTAAAAGAAAAACTCGAGATGCTGTCGGATATAAGGCAAAAGATCCTGATAGTGGACGATGAACTTGATGCCCTGATACCTCTTAAAATGGCACTGGAAGCCGAAGATTACTTGGTGGTTGAAGCATCCAGCGGCATGGAAGCTATTGAAAAGACAAGGTCAGCTCATCCGGATTTGATACTGCTGGACCTGATGATGCCGGGCATGGACGGGTTTGCGGTATGCAAAGTGTTAAAGGATGATACATTAACTGGCCACATCCCGATAATAATGTTAACAGCCAAAGGCGAGATCGATGATAAGATAGAAGGGATTGAGACCGGTGCTGATGATTATGTTACCAAACCCTTCGACCTGGGCGAGTTAAAGGCCAGGATAAAGATGATACT